In the Deinococcus budaensis genome, one interval contains:
- a CDS encoding LysM peptidoglycan-binding domain-containing M23 family metallopeptidase: MKPGHPVPHRGRLLLLAAALLLGTAGAYTVKKGDTLFSIARTHGTTVAELSRLNNLTGTTIEVGQTLRLPGEAPVSAPATPAPPPPAAKPPAAKPPVAKPPVAQPPVAQPPAVKAPAAPAPAPAAPAPLPGTVPPGMAQIAGVTVSAPTSLRMGDAFVLRLSGPRAAGATVRFLSELGEDVRLPAEALTPSGAAGEYVVLGRVVLGKTTPVVYEIKVGSDLLRGSIPVTDLGQVVQHLNLPRSISSKLEDPGRKAEDAAVEKAYARRTARVWTRPFAPAVQVKAQSSAFGQPRTYVAGGPVQYHYGTDYPAPVGTPVLAVNDGTVVMAGRYPVRGGLVIIDHGAGLTSLYFHQSRVTAKVGQKVTRGMKIGEVGSTGLSAGPHLHLELRVRGEGTNPAGWMNRIWPR; encoded by the coding sequence ATGAAGCCCGGTCATCCCGTGCCCCACCGGGGCCGTCTGCTGCTGCTGGCCGCCGCGCTCCTGCTGGGCACGGCGGGGGCCTACACCGTCAAGAAGGGTGACACCCTCTTTTCCATCGCGCGCACCCACGGCACCACGGTCGCTGAACTCTCACGGCTGAACAACCTGACCGGCACCACCATCGAGGTCGGGCAGACCCTGCGCCTGCCGGGCGAGGCCCCCGTGAGCGCGCCCGCGACCCCGGCCCCCCCACCCCCGGCGGCCAAGCCTCCAGCCGCCAAACCGCCAGTTGCCAAGCCGCCAGTGGCCCAGCCCCCAGTGGCCCAGCCGCCAGCCGTCAAGGCTCCGGCGGCTCCGGCACCCGCCCCGGCCGCCCCCGCGCCGCTCCCCGGCACGGTCCCGCCGGGAATGGCCCAGATCGCGGGCGTGACGGTCAGCGCGCCCACCAGCCTGCGGATGGGGGACGCCTTTGTGCTGCGCCTCAGCGGGCCGCGCGCCGCCGGGGCCACCGTGCGCTTTCTGAGCGAGCTGGGCGAGGACGTGCGCCTCCCCGCCGAGGCCCTGACCCCCAGCGGCGCGGCGGGCGAGTACGTGGTGCTGGGCCGGGTGGTGCTGGGCAAGACCACGCCCGTCGTGTACGAGATCAAGGTGGGGAGTGATCTGCTGCGCGGCAGCATCCCGGTGACCGATCTGGGCCAGGTCGTGCAGCATCTCAACTTGCCGCGCTCGATCAGCAGCAAGCTCGAAGACCCCGGCCGCAAGGCCGAGGACGCCGCCGTCGAGAAGGCCTACGCCCGCCGCACCGCGCGGGTCTGGACCCGGCCCTTCGCGCCCGCCGTGCAGGTCAAGGCGCAAAGCAGCGCCTTCGGTCAGCCGCGCACCTACGTCGCGGGCGGCCCGGTGCAGTACCACTACGGCACCGACTATCCCGCGCCGGTCGGCACCCCCGTGCTGGCGGTCAACGACGGCACGGTCGTGATGGCCGGGCGCTACCCGGTGCGCGGCGGCCTGGTCATCATCGACCACGGGGCTGGGCTGACCAGCCTGTACTTTCACCAGAGCCGGGTGACCGCCAAGGTGGGCCAGAAGGTCACGCGCGGCATGAAGATCGGCGAGGTCGGCTCCACCGGCCTGAGCGCCGGGCCGCACCTGCACCTCGAACTGCGGGTGCGCGGCGAGGGCACCAACCCGGCCGGGTGGATGAACCGCATCTGGCCGAGGTAG
- the dtd gene encoding D-aminoacyl-tRNA deacylase — protein MRAVLQRVTRASCTVEGRVTGSTGPGFLILLGVAPEDTPDTARALAARVVKLRVFSDGAGKMNLSVLDIGGGVLSVSQFTLYADMRRGNRPGFSGAAAPEHARALYAGFNAALREHGLPVGEGVFGAHMQLDLTNDGPVTLLLDTAEG, from the coding sequence GTGCGGGCGGTCTTGCAGCGGGTCACCCGCGCGAGCTGCACGGTGGAGGGGAGGGTCACCGGCTCGACCGGGCCGGGCTTCCTGATCCTGCTGGGCGTGGCGCCGGAGGACACGCCGGACACGGCCCGCGCGCTGGCGGCCAGGGTCGTCAAGCTGCGGGTCTTCAGCGACGGGGCGGGCAAGATGAACCTCAGTGTGCTGGACATCGGCGGAGGCGTGCTGAGCGTCAGCCAGTTCACCCTGTACGCCGACATGCGCCGGGGCAACCGTCCGGGCTTTTCCGGGGCCGCCGCGCCCGAGCACGCCCGCGCCCTCTACGCCGGGTTCAATGCCGCGCTGCGGGAACACGGCCTGCCGGTGGGGGAGGGGGTCTTCGGGGCGCACATGCAGCTCGACCTGACGAACGACGGCCCGGTCACGCTGCTGCTGGACACGGCGGAAGGCTGA
- a CDS encoding DUF1844 domain-containing protein: MPNPEFVGLVNSLQATAEAALGDLNAATASAARDGLLEGSRARQTAERSLGLLLMLAEKTRGNLDFTEADLLTEAIGSLRARLGN; the protein is encoded by the coding sequence ATGCCCAACCCCGAATTCGTCGGCCTCGTCAACTCGCTGCAAGCCACCGCCGAGGCGGCGCTGGGGGACCTGAACGCCGCGACCGCCAGCGCCGCCCGCGACGGCCTGCTGGAGGGCAGCCGGGCACGCCAGACCGCCGAGCGCTCGCTGGGGTTGCTGCTGATGCTGGCCGAGAAGACGCGCGGCAACCTCGACTTCACCGAAGCGGACCTGCTTACCGAGGCCATCGGGAGCCTGCGCGCCCGCCTGGGGAACTGA
- a CDS encoding uracil-DNA glycosylase, whose protein sequence is MAAVGSPAAGDPAADAAALGALEGRARGCAACPLRPGSSQVVVGEGDPAAPLVIVGEAPGGEEDRTGQPFAGAAGELLDRILAAVDLSRGDAYLTTVVQCRPPGDRAPHPLEVETCTALWLRPRLGLLRSRVILSLGNTATQHLLGTRQGITQLRGRWYAYGGSHGTLLMPLFHPAYLLRETTRIPGGPRSLTWRDIREAAAVLRGEKAPAELASAAAPDRGDLPTLF, encoded by the coding sequence CTGGCGGCTGTAGGCAGCCCGGCAGCCGGTGACCCAGCAGCGGACGCCGCGGCCCTGGGTGCGCTGGAGGGCCGGGCCAGGGGGTGCGCGGCCTGCCCGCTGCGGCCGGGATCCTCGCAGGTGGTGGTGGGCGAGGGCGACCCCGCCGCGCCGCTGGTGATCGTCGGGGAAGCCCCGGGCGGCGAGGAGGACCGGACCGGGCAGCCCTTTGCGGGCGCTGCCGGGGAGTTGCTGGACCGCATCCTGGCCGCCGTAGACCTCTCGCGGGGGGACGCCTACCTCACCACCGTGGTCCAGTGCCGCCCGCCTGGCGACCGCGCGCCGCACCCGCTGGAGGTGGAGACCTGCACGGCGCTGTGGCTGCGCCCGCGCCTGGGCCTCTTGCGGTCCCGGGTGATCCTGAGCCTGGGCAACACCGCCACCCAGCACCTCTTGGGGACCCGTCAGGGCATCACGCAGCTGCGGGGCCGCTGGTACGCCTACGGCGGCTCCCACGGAACGCTGCTGATGCCGCTGTTTCATCCCGCTTACCTGCTGCGCGAGACGACCCGCATACCCGGCGGCCCCCGCAGCCTGACCTGGCGCGACATCCGTGAGGCGGCGGCGGTGCTGCGCGGCGAGAAGGCCCCCGCCGAGCTGGCCTCTGCCGCAGCGCCCGACCGGGGCGACCTGCCCACGCTGTTCTGA
- a CDS encoding C40 family peptidase, which translates to MKAFRALLIAAALGSSPALAASYTVKAGDTLSKIAVQYRMEPAQLMRLNGLNSTTIQVGQRLNVGGAAATAAAAPARAAAPVAAAPRGNAFVRSAASRFLGIRYALGGTGGRGVDCSGYTMLVFRQMGINLPRTAASQWRSGYAVSSRNLQPGDLVFFNTTGRVASHVGIYIGDGLMANANSYQGRTVIEPLFGNPYWATRYVGARRVLS; encoded by the coding sequence ATGAAAGCCTTCCGCGCCCTCCTGATCGCCGCTGCCCTGGGCAGCAGCCCTGCCCTCGCCGCCAGCTACACCGTCAAGGCGGGTGACACGCTGTCCAAGATCGCCGTCCAGTACCGGATGGAGCCTGCCCAGCTGATGCGCCTCAACGGCCTGAACAGCACCACCATCCAGGTGGGCCAGCGGCTGAACGTGGGCGGCGCGGCAGCGACCGCCGCAGCTGCTCCGGCCCGCGCCGCCGCGCCGGTGGCCGCTGCTCCCCGGGGCAACGCCTTTGTCCGCAGCGCCGCCTCGCGCTTCCTGGGCATCCGCTACGCGCTGGGCGGTACCGGCGGACGCGGCGTGGACTGCTCGGGTTACACCATGCTGGTCTTCCGGCAGATGGGCATCAACCTGCCCCGCACCGCCGCCTCGCAGTGGCGCAGCGGGTACGCCGTGAGCAGCCGCAACCTGCAACCCGGCGACCTGGTGTTTTTCAACACCACCGGGCGCGTCGCTAGCCACGTTGGCATCTACATCGGCGACGGCCTGATGGCGAACGCCAACAGCTACCAGGGCCGCACCGTGATCGAACCGCTGTTCGGCAACCCCTACTGGGCCACCCGCTACGTCGGCGCCCGCCGCGTCCTGAGCTGA
- a CDS encoding outer membrane lipoprotein carrier protein LolA, with protein sequence MKLFVSSLLTLAALASSAGAQTAQDILTRVDAAQKAAKDVTFRLSGSAAFDTSSQKIDLTVKSIPAQGLARLQFLAPDALADNVVVADRNEVRQYLFLTNQITVTPTKKAANGASGAFGGLDFTQLSNAATLLGQYNVKLLATSGAAGKRVYQLEATPKSTGGGDRARVWITEAGWRPTRLQLLGTGNKVLADLTVSNYRVNSGLTASGLKTLPRDAQIIRQ encoded by the coding sequence GTGAAGCTCTTTGTCTCCTCTTTGCTGACCCTCGCCGCGCTGGCGTCCAGTGCAGGCGCCCAGACCGCCCAGGACATCCTCACCCGTGTGGACGCGGCCCAGAAGGCGGCCAAGGACGTGACCTTCCGCCTCAGCGGCAGCGCCGCTTTCGACACGTCCAGCCAGAAGATCGACCTGACCGTCAAGAGCATCCCCGCCCAGGGCCTGGCCCGCCTGCAATTCCTGGCCCCCGACGCCCTGGCCGACAACGTGGTCGTCGCGGACAGGAACGAGGTCCGGCAGTACCTCTTCTTGACCAACCAGATCACGGTCACGCCCACCAAGAAGGCGGCGAATGGGGCCAGCGGGGCCTTCGGGGGGCTGGACTTTACCCAGCTCAGCAACGCCGCGACCCTGCTGGGTCAGTACAACGTCAAGCTGCTGGCGACCAGCGGCGCAGCGGGCAAGCGGGTCTATCAGCTGGAAGCCACGCCCAAGAGCACGGGCGGCGGCGACCGGGCGCGCGTGTGGATCACCGAGGCGGGCTGGCGCCCCACCCGCCTTCAGCTGCTGGGCACCGGCAACAAGGTCCTGGCCGACCTGACGGTCAGCAACTACCGCGTCAACAGCGGCCTGACCGCCAGCGGCCTCAAGACCCTGCCGCGCGACGCGCAGATTATTCGCCAGTAA
- a CDS encoding LEA type 2 family protein: MNKLLFAPLLALGLGACAPTQSVVQVPTFEVQSVRLTRLSLPSGPNPALANLTLRLRVQNPNPLPLRLANFSARLVIDGQDVGRLELPNVALPARGEALQDANLALPVTLQTAGAFLEVARGRQVSYRVDGSFAADLGVLGQPTFGPFTLAQGLWQQPAILPF; this comes from the coding sequence ATGAACAAGCTGCTGTTCGCTCCGCTGCTCGCCCTCGGCCTGGGGGCCTGCGCCCCCACCCAGTCGGTGGTCCAGGTCCCCACCTTCGAGGTCCAGAGTGTGCGCCTCACCCGCCTGAGTCTGCCCAGCGGCCCGAATCCGGCGCTGGCGAACCTCACCCTGCGCCTGCGCGTACAGAACCCCAATCCCCTCCCGCTGCGGTTGGCGAACTTCAGCGCCCGGCTGGTGATCGACGGCCAGGACGTGGGCCGCCTCGAGTTGCCGAACGTCGCCCTCCCCGCGCGGGGCGAGGCGCTGCAAGACGCCAACCTCGCCCTACCAGTCACCCTCCAGACCGCCGGGGCCTTTCTGGAGGTCGCGCGCGGCAGGCAGGTCAGCTACCGGGTGGACGGAAGCTTCGCGGCCGACCTGGGCGTGCTGGGCCAGCCCACCTTCGGCCCTTTCACGCTGGCGCAGGGGCTGTGGCAGCAACCCGCCATCCTGCCGTTCTGA
- a CDS encoding amidase family protein, with protein MTLPDFPDSQRAWASRPASPLRGAPGGPLAGLTFSVKDLYGVPGWPLTASTRAPVPDPGESVLVRRLLDLGASALGKTHLHEIALGITGMNGFGGTRHPFDPGRVPGGSSSGAAVSVALGQVDFALGTDTGGSIRVPAAWCGVAGYKPTKDHPAWSLAGVLPLSPTCDHAGPLARDVRTIVRVQEALTGQAVAAQDWEGVRVGVWLPEGWVDASVRDAVRAFAAGLEELGAVLSPADFPEVLDAYTPIVLGEAARVHAEALQHPDPGFLPSTLASLRQGQALTPDELQAAHARRAEYRAFLDDLLTRFDLLLAPAVPTPPPLAGQDEVELLGGPAPLRRAVLRLTAPFSLLGAPTVALPSSTPFVGVQLVGRPGEDDRLLGLASAPESGVRHTS; from the coding sequence GTGACTCTCCCGGATTTTCCCGATTCCCAGCGGGCGTGGGCCTCCCGCCCGGCCTCTCCCCTGCGCGGCGCTCCGGGTGGGCCGCTCGCGGGGCTGACCTTCAGCGTCAAGGACCTCTACGGCGTCCCCGGCTGGCCGCTGACCGCCAGCACCCGCGCGCCCGTGCCCGACCCCGGCGAGAGCGTGCTGGTCCGCCGCCTCCTCGACCTGGGCGCCTCGGCCCTCGGCAAGACCCATCTGCACGAGATCGCGCTGGGCATCACGGGCATGAACGGCTTCGGCGGCACCCGGCATCCCTTCGACCCCGGGCGGGTGCCGGGCGGCAGCAGCAGCGGCGCGGCGGTCAGCGTGGCGCTGGGGCAGGTGGACTTCGCGCTGGGGACGGACACGGGCGGTTCCATCCGCGTTCCGGCGGCGTGGTGCGGGGTCGCCGGGTACAAGCCCACGAAGGACCATCCGGCGTGGAGCCTCGCGGGCGTGTTGCCGCTGAGTCCAACCTGCGACCACGCGGGGCCGCTGGCGCGGGACGTGCGGACCATCGTGCGCGTGCAGGAGGCGCTGACCGGGCAGGCGGTGGCGGCGCAGGATTGGGAGGGCGTGCGGGTGGGCGTCTGGCTGCCGGAGGGCTGGGTGGACGCCTCCGTGCGGGACGCGGTGCGGGCCTTCGCCGCCGGGCTGGAGGAACTGGGCGCCGTCCTCTCTCCCGCCGACTTCCCCGAGGTTCTGGACGCCTACACCCCCATCGTGCTGGGCGAGGCGGCGCGGGTTCATGCGGAGGCCTTGCAGCACCCCGACCCCGGTTTCCTGCCCTCTACCCTCGCCTCGCTGCGGCAGGGGCAGGCGCTGACCCCGGACGAGCTACAGGCCGCCCACGCTCGCCGCGCCGAGTACCGCGCCTTCCTGGACGACCTGTTGACCCGCTTTGACCTGCTGCTCGCCCCCGCCGTGCCCACGCCGCCGCCCCTGGCAGGCCAGGACGAGGTGGAGCTGCTGGGCGGCCCCGCGCCCCTGCGCCGCGCCGTCCTGCGCCTGACCGCTCCGTTCAGCCTGCTGGGCGCCCCCACGGTCGCGCTGCCTTCTTCCACCCCGTTCGTGGGCGTGCAGCTTGTCGGGCGGCCCGGCGAGGACGACCGGCTGCTGGGCCTGGCCTCGGCCCCCGAAAGCGGCGTCAGACACACTTCATGA
- the miaB gene encoding tRNA (N6-isopentenyl adenosine(37)-C2)-methylthiotransferase MiaB: MKAHLITYGCQMNEYDSHLVESQLVSFGADMVGSVDEADFVLINTCAVRGKPVDKVRSVLGDLRKQKQQRPLVVGMMGCLAQLEEGQQIARKFEVDVLLGPGSLLDIGKALESNERFWGLQFKDELHEHIPPSPAGKLQAHLTIMRGCDHHCTYCIVPTTRGPQVSRHPDDILRELDLQLAAGVQEVTLLGQNVNAYGVDQGAKLAGYPSFADLLRLVGRSGVKRIKFTTSHPMNFTEDVAVAMAETPAVCEFVHLPVQSGSSRVLRRMAREYTRETYLGHIANIRKHLPHAVLATDIIVGFPGETEEDFAETLSLYDEVGYDSAYMFIYSPRPGTPSYKHFQDLPRELKTERLQRLIVRQKEWSARKNAEKVGTIQELLLRGDAHDSGFLEGHTRGNHPTVVPKAIGASGPGLYRARIEHATPHMLYGRLIGADGQDLPELPRFNPEAAALSSPLQMV, translated from the coding sequence ATGAAGGCACACCTTATTACCTACGGTTGCCAGATGAACGAGTACGACTCGCATCTGGTCGAGTCGCAGCTCGTCAGCTTCGGCGCGGACATGGTCGGGAGCGTGGACGAGGCCGATTTCGTCCTGATCAACACCTGCGCGGTGCGCGGCAAGCCGGTGGACAAGGTCCGATCGGTGCTGGGCGACCTGCGCAAGCAAAAGCAGCAGCGGCCTCTGGTCGTCGGCATGATGGGCTGCCTCGCGCAGCTCGAAGAAGGCCAGCAGATCGCCCGCAAGTTCGAGGTGGACGTGCTGCTGGGGCCGGGCAGCCTGCTGGACATCGGCAAGGCGCTGGAGAGCAACGAGCGCTTCTGGGGCCTGCAATTCAAGGACGAGCTGCATGAGCACATCCCGCCGTCCCCCGCCGGAAAGCTGCAAGCGCATCTCACGATCATGCGCGGCTGCGACCACCACTGCACCTACTGCATCGTGCCCACCACGCGCGGCCCGCAGGTCAGCCGCCACCCCGACGACATCCTGCGCGAACTCGACCTGCAACTCGCCGCCGGGGTGCAGGAGGTCACGCTGCTGGGCCAGAACGTGAACGCCTACGGGGTGGACCAGGGCGCCAAGCTCGCCGGTTACCCCTCCTTTGCCGACTTGTTGCGACTGGTGGGCCGCAGCGGCGTGAAGCGCATCAAGTTCACGACCAGCCACCCGATGAACTTCACCGAGGACGTGGCCGTGGCGATGGCCGAGACCCCCGCCGTGTGCGAGTTCGTGCATCTGCCGGTGCAGAGCGGCTCCAGCCGGGTGCTGCGCCGCATGGCCCGCGAGTACACCCGCGAGACGTACCTGGGCCACATCGCCAACATCCGCAAGCACCTGCCGCACGCGGTCCTGGCGACCGACATCATCGTGGGCTTTCCCGGCGAGACGGAGGAGGACTTCGCGGAGACGCTGAGCCTCTACGACGAGGTGGGCTACGACAGCGCCTACATGTTCATCTACTCGCCGCGCCCCGGCACGCCCAGCTACAAGCATTTTCAGGACCTGCCGCGCGAGCTGAAGACCGAACGCCTCCAGCGCCTGATCGTGAGGCAGAAGGAATGGAGCGCCCGCAAGAACGCCGAGAAGGTCGGCACCATTCAGGAACTGCTGCTGCGCGGCGACGCCCACGACTCGGGCTTTCTGGAAGGCCACACGCGCGGCAACCACCCCACGGTCGTTCCGAAAGCCATCGGCGCCAGCGGCCCTGGCCTCTACCGCGCCCGCATCGAGCACGCCACGCCGCACATGCTGTATGGCCGCCTGATCGGCGCGGACGGCCAGGACCTGCCCGAACTGCCCCGCTTCAACCCGGAAGCGGCGGCGCTGAGCAGCCCGTTGCAGATGGTGTAG
- a CDS encoding ABC transporter ATP-binding protein codes for MTVSTPDVLQVAQHRAEHALELRGITKRFPLVLANDNISLSVKWGSVHALCGENGAGKSTLMKIVYGAQPPTSGEIVVDGEVVNFTDPAQAIARGIGMVFQHFMLVDTLTVTENVILGAEPTAGTSINYAAARRRVAELIRQFNFALNPDALVGELPVGLQQKVEILKTLYRGARILILDEPTAVLTPSETDELFDFLKNQYAASGNAVIFISHKLHEVLHISDTISVIRDGKMIGTIPAQGATTETLARMMVGRDVSLKVQKAAARPGEVALDVRGVTVRGEHGNAVDGVSFQVRAGEIVGIAGVEGNGQSELVEAITGLVPVAGGQITYQGRPAHGVREVEASGLSHIPEDRNERGLVLDMTTAENYILGEQDRAPFAGRFGFLNLEAIEKNARELSEKYDVRPRSASLRAGQYSGGNAQKLIVAREMRKGPKILVASQPTRGVDIGAIEFIHARIVEARDQGLAVLLISADLGEVMNLSDRILVMYEGQVVGEVPASDATETGLGLLMTGSGGASGRSGHVSETLQTGER; via the coding sequence ATGACGGTTTCAACCCCCGACGTGCTGCAAGTCGCGCAGCACCGCGCCGAGCACGCGCTGGAATTGCGCGGCATCACCAAACGCTTTCCGCTGGTGCTGGCGAACGACAACATCTCGCTGAGCGTGAAGTGGGGCAGCGTCCACGCCCTGTGCGGCGAGAACGGCGCGGGCAAGAGCACCCTGATGAAGATCGTGTACGGCGCGCAGCCGCCCACCTCCGGCGAGATCGTGGTGGACGGCGAGGTCGTGAACTTCACCGACCCGGCGCAGGCCATCGCGCGCGGCATCGGCATGGTCTTTCAGCACTTCATGCTGGTGGACACCCTGACCGTCACCGAGAACGTGATCCTGGGGGCCGAGCCGACGGCGGGCACCTCCATCAACTACGCCGCCGCCCGCCGCCGGGTGGCCGAGCTGATCCGGCAGTTCAACTTCGCCCTCAACCCCGACGCGCTGGTGGGCGAGTTGCCGGTCGGCCTCCAGCAGAAGGTCGAGATTCTCAAGACGCTCTACCGGGGCGCGCGCATCCTGATTCTGGACGAGCCGACCGCCGTGCTGACCCCCAGCGAGACCGACGAGCTGTTCGACTTCCTGAAAAACCAGTACGCGGCCAGTGGCAACGCCGTCATCTTTATCAGCCACAAGCTGCACGAGGTCCTGCACATCTCGGACACCATCAGCGTCATCCGCGACGGCAAGATGATCGGCACCATTCCCGCCCAGGGTGCCACCACCGAGACGCTCGCCCGCATGATGGTGGGGCGCGACGTGAGCCTCAAGGTGCAGAAGGCGGCGGCCCGGCCCGGCGAGGTCGCCCTCGACGTGCGCGGCGTCACGGTGCGCGGCGAGCACGGCAACGCGGTAGACGGCGTGTCCTTTCAGGTCCGGGCGGGCGAGATCGTGGGCATCGCGGGCGTGGAGGGCAACGGCCAGAGCGAACTGGTCGAGGCGATCACCGGACTCGTGCCGGTCGCGGGCGGGCAGATCACCTACCAGGGCCGCCCGGCCCACGGCGTGCGCGAGGTCGAAGCCTCGGGCCTGTCGCACATCCCGGAAGACCGCAACGAGCGCGGGCTGGTGCTGGACATGACCACCGCCGAGAACTACATCCTGGGCGAGCAGGACCGCGCCCCCTTCGCCGGGCGCTTCGGCTTCCTGAACCTGGAGGCCATCGAGAAAAACGCCCGCGAGCTGAGCGAGAAGTACGACGTGCGCCCCCGCAGCGCCAGCCTGCGCGCCGGACAGTACAGCGGCGGCAACGCCCAGAAGCTGATCGTGGCCCGCGAGATGCGAAAAGGCCCCAAGATTCTGGTCGCCTCGCAGCCCACGCGCGGGGTGGATATCGGCGCCATCGAGTTCATCCACGCCCGCATCGTCGAGGCGCGCGACCAGGGTCTCGCCGTGCTGCTGATCAGCGCCGATCTGGGCGAGGTCATGAACCTCTCCGACCGCATTCTGGTCATGTACGAGGGTCAGGTCGTCGGTGAGGTTCCCGCCAGCGACGCCACCGAGACGGGCCTGGGGCTGCTGATGACCGGCAGCGGCGGCGCCAGCGGACGCAGCGGCCACGTCAGCGAAACGCTCCAAACCGGCGAACGTTAA
- a CDS encoding phosphatase PAP2 family protein — METFWLAVTNLGRDEVFIVVLALYTWLVNPRGGRDLGVAFALSYLVNTALKYGLDLPRPFTNDPGAASEAARATAGGPGLPSGHTQMAATLWGGVAAQLNRRGAWLVALPLIALIAVSRLALNVHYPSDVVVGLLLGAVFALLAARGVFAQWGVWRWAIPAIFLTIAAFLPAGTGREYGVALGLLAGFWFVRPDFTPPRDLAGRLTVGVLGLLLVFAVFFGLGALPDAVKDGGLVRALRYAALVWVAAEGVPLVLRRWLPSVGRSEGGAGELAASR; from the coding sequence ATGGAAACCTTCTGGCTGGCCGTCACCAACCTCGGGCGCGACGAGGTCTTTATCGTGGTGCTCGCGCTCTACACCTGGCTGGTAAACCCGCGCGGCGGACGCGACCTGGGGGTGGCCTTCGCGCTGTCCTATCTGGTGAACACGGCGCTCAAGTACGGCCTGGACCTGCCGCGCCCCTTCACCAACGACCCCGGTGCGGCCAGCGAGGCGGCGCGGGCCACGGCGGGCGGCCCCGGCCTGCCCAGCGGCCACACCCAGATGGCCGCGACCCTGTGGGGCGGCGTCGCGGCGCAACTGAACCGCCGGGGCGCGTGGCTGGTGGCCCTGCCCCTGATCGCGTTGATCGCCGTCTCGCGGCTGGCGCTGAATGTCCACTATCCCAGCGACGTCGTGGTGGGCTTGCTGCTGGGCGCGGTGTTTGCCCTGCTGGCCGCGCGCGGAGTCTTCGCGCAGTGGGGCGTGTGGCGCTGGGCCATTCCGGCGATCTTCCTGACCATCGCCGCCTTCTTGCCCGCCGGAACCGGGCGCGAGTACGGCGTGGCGCTGGGCCTCCTGGCGGGCTTCTGGTTCGTCCGGCCCGACTTCACGCCGCCGCGCGATCTGGCGGGCCGCCTGACGGTGGGCGTGCTGGGGCTGCTGCTGGTGTTCGCGGTGTTTTTCGGGCTGGGAGCGTTGCCGGACGCGGTGAAGGATGGTGGGCTGGTGCGGGCGCTGCGGTATGCGGCGCTGGTGTGGGTGGCGGCGGAGGGGGTTCCGCTGGTGCTGCGGCGGTGGCTGCCGAGCGTCGGGAGAAGTGAGGGTGGGGCTGGGGAGTTGGCCGCGTCCCGTTAG